Proteins encoded together in one Diabrotica undecimpunctata isolate CICGRU chromosome 3, icDiaUnde3, whole genome shotgun sequence window:
- the LOC140436909 gene encoding uncharacterized protein, translating into MNKCAFQHLSEGTFCSVLLFNRRRVGELQRVTVEDFEKNYDNTSSSEFQKFITDTEKILLSGLKRIVVRGKRGRGVPILFHKRHLNAIQILISVRSNHIKNNAFLFATSKSENSVNGYQVVKKHVTKALGDAKKSLLLTSTKLRKHLATITQIFNLEKIELEQLASFMDHTKKTHAEFYRLPNDIYQTAKISKLLLLSQSYGMEKHKGKSLSEIDLDGEIVEDIENDDFEKNGIDIKNTLDESEIPQSSTMTPEPKKSKQRRLVPWTQQQKETVEFFFKKHIKKKVPPKKREVEYLVNKNLTLFKNKTWAQIKAYVYNKYKQEK; encoded by the coding sequence ATGAACAAATGTGCGTTTCAACATCTAAGTGAAGGAACCTTTTGTAGTGTGCTTCTATTTAACAGAAGAAGAGTTGGAGAACTACAGAGGGTTACTGTTGAAGATTTCGAAAAAAATTATGACAATACTTCCTCTTCGGAATTTCAAAAGTTCATAACAGATacggagaaaattttgttaaGCGGCTTAAAAAGAATTGTTGTAAGAGGAAAACGAGGACGGGGTGTTccaattttatttcataaaagaCATTTAAATGCCATACAAATTCTAATATCTGTAAGAAGtaatcatataaaaaataatgCTTTTTTGTTTGCAACTTCTAAGTCAGAAAATTCCGTAAATGGTTACCAAGTGGTAAAGAAGCATGTAACAAAGGCATTAGGAGATGCAAAAAAATCGTTACTATTAACATCCACAAAACTAAGAAAACACTTGGCAACTATTACTCAAATTTTCAATTTGGAAAAGATTGAGCTGGAACAGTTGGCATCATTTATGGATCATACGAAAAAAACACACGCCGAGTTTTATCGGCTTCCAAACGATATATACCAAACAGCTAAAATTAGCAAACTACTTCTTTTATCCCAAAGTTATGGTATGGAAAAACATAAAGGCAAAAGTTTAAGTGAAATTGACTTAGATGGTGAAATCGTAGAAGATATTGAAAATgatgattttgaaaaaaatggtATTGATATTAAAAATACTCTCGATGAAAGTGAAATACCACAATCATCCACAATGACCCCCGAGCCAAAGAAATCCAAACAGAGAAGATTAGTGCCTTGGACACAGCAGCAAAAAGAAACagtggaatttttttttaaaaaacatatcaAAAAAAAAGTTCCTCCAAAAAAACGCGAAGTGGagtatttagttaataaaaatttaaccttATTTAAGAATAAAACATGGGCACAAATTAAAGCATACGTGTACAATaaatataaacaagaaaaataa